In Dendropsophus ebraccatus isolate aDenEbr1 chromosome 14, aDenEbr1.pat, whole genome shotgun sequence, the following proteins share a genomic window:
- the SLC52A3 gene encoding solute carrier family 52, riboflavin transporter, member 3 isoform X1 translates to MAFVTHLLACIFGTGAWVAINGLWVELPLIVNDLPEGWYLPSYLTILIQMANIGPLFVTVMHKAKPGWLREVAVIYAIVVLGIVALFLLAFFWKETTWIAGQLHSTGFLILTFFLSMVDCTSSVTFLPFMIQLQPKYITTYFIGEGLSGLFPGLLSLIQGVGMMKCVNVTRNENTTQPWLNGTNGGYYIETQYLPANFSVQVFLFLLTIMMVFCLVSFFFLTRVSKEDSSNTSLLQSSVTLNSYSTTDVKLSCNSGPSDTTKSTEDINDGSGDSSDTNKVKYSWGHYALIYSLTGWVNALTNGVLPSIQTYSCMPYGNLAYHLSAALGSMANPLACLIAMFLPCRSLIFLVLLSVLGTGFGAYNMMTAVMSPCPILQNSTWGVVLIVISWVLFIGSLSYVKVMIGVILRSQSHSALLWCGAVVQLGSMIGALVMFPLVNVYGFFRSADLCNMNCPG, encoded by the exons ATGGCTTTTGTTACTCACCTGTTGGCGTGCATCTTTGGAACTGGTGCTTGGGTCGCTATTAATGGTCTTTGGGTAGAACTTCCGCTTATTGTGAATGATCTTCCTGAAGGATGGTACTTACCGTCATACCTTACTATCCTCATCCAAATGGCCAACATCGGGCCTCTATTTGTTACTGTAATGCACAAGGCTAAGCCTGGCTGGTTGAGGGAGGTTGCGGTTATTTACGCCATTGTTGTTTTGGGCATTGTGGCCTTGTTCCTCTTGGCCTTTTTCTGGAAAGAAACCACCTGGATTGCTGGGCAGCTGCACAGTACAGGATTCCTGATCTTAACCTTCTTCCTGTCCATGGTGGATTGTACTTCATCTGTGACCTTCCTGCCCTTCATGATACAGCTTCAGCCCAAGTATATCACTACGTACTTCATCGGTGAGGGGCTCAGCGGCCTCTTCCCGGGATTATTATCCTTGATTCAAGGAGTCGGGATGATGAAGTGTGTAAATGTTACACGAAACGAGAACACAACTCAGCCCTGGCTGAACGGGACAAATGGTGGATACTACATAGAAACCCAGTACCTTCCAGCCAACTTCTCAGTCCAAGTCTTCTTGTTTCTTCTCACCATTATGATGGTCTTCTGCCTGGTGTCTTTTTTCTTCTTAACAAGAGTATCCAAGGAAGACAGCTCCAATACATCCTTACTCCAAAGTTCCGTCACTCTCAATTCTTATTCTACCACTGATGTGAAGCTCTCGTGTAACTCGGGGCCTTCTGATACTACAAAGAGCACAGAAGACATCAACGATGGTAGCGGGGACTCCTCAGACACTAATAAAGTCAAGTATTCTTGGGGTCACTATGCACTTATATACTCCCTTACTGGATGGGTGAATGCACTCACCAATGGCGTCTTGCCTTCTATTCAGACATACTCTTGTATGCCATACGGTAACTTGGCCTACCATCTTTCTGCAGCCCTGGGCTCCATGGCTAATCCTCTGGCTTGTCTCATCGCCATGTTCCTTCCTTGCAG GTCTCTTATATTCCTTGTGCTGCTGTCAGTGTTGGGGACAGGATTCGGGGCCTATAACATGATGACGGCGGTGATGAGCCCGTGTCCTATTCTGCAGAACAGCACCTGGGGAGTCGTCCTCATT gtcaTCTCCTGGGTTCTCTTTATCGGATCACTCAGTTATGTGAAAGTCATGATTGGAGTCATTCTCCGCAGCCAGAGTCACAGCGCCCTCCTGTGGTGTGGAGCAGTGGTGCAGCTGGGATCCATGATCGGCGCCCTTGTCATGTTCCCCCTGGTTAATGTCTATGGCTTCTTTAGATCAGCTGATCTCTGTAACATGAACTGTCCTGGCTAA
- the SLC52A3 gene encoding solute carrier family 52, riboflavin transporter, member 3 isoform X2 codes for MAFVTHLLACIFGTGAWVAINGLWVELPLIVNDLPEGWYLPSYLTILIQMANIGPLFVTVMHKAKPGWLREVAVIYAIVVLGIVALFLLAFFWKETTWIAGQLHSTGFLILTFFLSMVDCTSSVTFLPFMIQLQPKYITTYFIGEGLSGLFPGLLSLIQGVGMMKCVNVTRNENTTQPWLNGTNGGYYIETQYLPANFSVQVFLFLLTIMMVFCLVSFFFLTRVSKEDSSNTSLLQSSVTLNSYSTTDVKLSCNSGPSDTTKSTEDINDGSGDSSDTNKVKYSWGHYALIYSLTGWVNALTNGVLPSIQTYSCMPYGNLAYHLSAALGSMANPLACLIAMFLPCRSLIFLVLLSVLGTGFGAYNMMTAVMSPCPILQNSTWGVVLIVRHLLGSLYRITQLCESHDWSHSPQPESQRPPVVWSSGAAGIHDRRPCHVPPG; via the exons ATGGCTTTTGTTACTCACCTGTTGGCGTGCATCTTTGGAACTGGTGCTTGGGTCGCTATTAATGGTCTTTGGGTAGAACTTCCGCTTATTGTGAATGATCTTCCTGAAGGATGGTACTTACCGTCATACCTTACTATCCTCATCCAAATGGCCAACATCGGGCCTCTATTTGTTACTGTAATGCACAAGGCTAAGCCTGGCTGGTTGAGGGAGGTTGCGGTTATTTACGCCATTGTTGTTTTGGGCATTGTGGCCTTGTTCCTCTTGGCCTTTTTCTGGAAAGAAACCACCTGGATTGCTGGGCAGCTGCACAGTACAGGATTCCTGATCTTAACCTTCTTCCTGTCCATGGTGGATTGTACTTCATCTGTGACCTTCCTGCCCTTCATGATACAGCTTCAGCCCAAGTATATCACTACGTACTTCATCGGTGAGGGGCTCAGCGGCCTCTTCCCGGGATTATTATCCTTGATTCAAGGAGTCGGGATGATGAAGTGTGTAAATGTTACACGAAACGAGAACACAACTCAGCCCTGGCTGAACGGGACAAATGGTGGATACTACATAGAAACCCAGTACCTTCCAGCCAACTTCTCAGTCCAAGTCTTCTTGTTTCTTCTCACCATTATGATGGTCTTCTGCCTGGTGTCTTTTTTCTTCTTAACAAGAGTATCCAAGGAAGACAGCTCCAATACATCCTTACTCCAAAGTTCCGTCACTCTCAATTCTTATTCTACCACTGATGTGAAGCTCTCGTGTAACTCGGGGCCTTCTGATACTACAAAGAGCACAGAAGACATCAACGATGGTAGCGGGGACTCCTCAGACACTAATAAAGTCAAGTATTCTTGGGGTCACTATGCACTTATATACTCCCTTACTGGATGGGTGAATGCACTCACCAATGGCGTCTTGCCTTCTATTCAGACATACTCTTGTATGCCATACGGTAACTTGGCCTACCATCTTTCTGCAGCCCTGGGCTCCATGGCTAATCCTCTGGCTTGTCTCATCGCCATGTTCCTTCCTTGCAG GTCTCTTATATTCCTTGTGCTGCTGTCAGTGTTGGGGACAGGATTCGGGGCCTATAACATGATGACGGCGGTGATGAGCCCGTGTCCTATTCTGCAGAACAGCACCTGGGGAGTCGTCCTCATTGTAC gtcaTCTCCTGGGTTCTCTTTATCGGATCACTCAGTTATGTGAAAGTCATGATTGGAGTCATTCTCCGCAGCCAGAGTCACAGCGCCCTCCTGTGGTGTGGAGCAGTGGTGCAGCTGGGATCCATGATCGGCGCCCTTGTCATGTTCCCCCTGGTTAA
- the LOC138772274 gene encoding actin-binding Rho-activating protein-like, protein MCDPEEDKKERSSEAEERRKAVLSKIKILTMSDLRRKWQLRSEEHVERQRLNPFSDDFDYRHAMDVRLRKGDIGYGRPEEGSRTEQRGKRAHQHIHREIEEMCLVIREVGVRGRDGRIRVRFGRLFDRYVRISDKVVGILLRARKHGRLDFEGEMLWQGVHDNVIITLLEQEKPSS, encoded by the exons ATGTGTGACCCTGAGGAAGATAAGAAGGAGCGAAGCTCTGAAGCTGAAGAACGCAGAAAGGCTGTTCTCTCCAAG ATAAAGATTCTCACCATGTCTGACCTGAGAAGGAAGTGGCAGCTGCGATCTGAGGAGCACGTGGAGAGGCAGAGACTTAACCCATTCAGCGATGACTTTGACTATCGGCACGCCATGGACGTCCGTCTCCGCAAGGGGGATATCGGCTATGGAAGACCGGAGGAAGGGAGCAGGACGGAGCAAAGGGGCAAGAGGGCCCATCAGCACATCCACAGGGAGATCGAGGAGATGTGCCTGGTCATAAGAGAGGTGGGGGTGCGGGGGAGAGACGGACGCATCAGGGTGAGGTTCGGGAGGTTGTTTGACAGATACGTGCGAATCTCGGACAAAGTGGTCGGGATCCTCCTGAGGGCTCGGAAACATGGACGGCTGGACTTTGAAGGGGAAATGTTGTGGCAAGGAGTCCATGATAACGTCATCATCACCTTACTGGAGCAGGAGAAGCCGTCATCATGA